From the Candidatus Blochmannia vicinus genome, the window TAGATACTAGTTCAGAAGATAAATTAGTACAAAAAATTTGAGATTCTTTATTACCAGATGCACCAGCTAATATACGTCCTCGCATTGTGCCATAAATGTGGATATTCCCATCAGCAATTATTTCGGCGCCAGCACTAACATTTGCAATAACAATTAAATCTCTATTATGAGCATATATTTTTTGTCCAGAACGTATTGGTGTTTTAATTAGTTGTGTTCTGGATGTTGTTAAAGTATTTTTTTGAAGATATTCTGGAAAATCTTTATGTAATATGGTTATGTTTTGTGATAAAACAGGTAACCCGCTACGAATGATTATTTCTTTTAATTTATTATCGTGACAACAACATGCTCCAACTACAGATAATCCAGAATCTGATATTGTTTGATATAGCGCATCCCAATTACTACGGGAATTAAGATTACCAACATTTATAACAACTGGAGTATTTTTTAATAGAAAAATAGGAGATTTTTTAATTTTTTCTAGCAATGATCTACGAATTGTTTCCAAGCATGTACTATAAACATGCACCACTAATAATGGAAAATTGCTTCCTTTTATGCTAATAGACACTCTAATTTTTCACAATTTAAATATATATATGTATATGTATGTACTTATATGTAATAAATATTATTTATATAAGTATACGTTTATTTATTGTTAATTTTATTTATTTTAAATAAAATTAACAGTTTACATATTTTTAATTAAAATACTATATTATAATTTTTACAACGTTACAATAAAAAATAGCACTATAACTTTATTATATTAATGATTTATGTTTTTATGAACGCTTATAATAAATAACTTATTTGTTAGGATGATGTAGAGATGATTACGCTGTTATTTGGTATAATGGTGTTTTAATTTTAAAAAATAATAAAAATATTGCAGAATTAGTACTACTTTTTAGGGTTTGGTTAGTTGTCTGTAAATATAAGAGACAATTTTTGTTACGAACATTATTATGTAATATAAATATATTTTAAAACAATCAGCGTTTTGTGTATTGATTATAGCATACATCAATTGAAATAGAATTCATATTAACAAAAATGATTTACAATTAATATATATATTTTAGTAATAATTTTAATTTATTAAGGTATAGTTACTTGGTTTTATTTTTATTTAAATTGTTATTTAGTATTATGTTTTAGAAGATCATTAATTTGTGATATGCCTATGAACAATGCTATCAGCAGATAGCTAGAAAAAATTATGAGCATCCACTGAGAAATTTCTAGCGATAAAAAATACCATTTAAATTCAGCGCAATTACCATTGGCATCAAATATAGAGGGCCACCATTTATTTATAGGTAACCAATCGGGAAATTTGACAAATAAATCACATGTAAAAAATGGAGAAGGATGTAATTGAATATCAATGTATTTTTTAGCGAATAATAATCCTGTATAAGCGCTGTATGTCCAAATTGATATAGCAAATAATCTTAAAGGAGCAAATGAAGGGACGGTTATTGCAATTAATCCTGCAATTCCTATGCCACATAGGGCACATCTTTGATAGATACATAGTACACAAGGTTTTATTAAAACAATGTGTTGTAAATATAGGGCTACTAATTCTAGAGTAATGATAGTAAAAATTAGAAAACCCCAGCATTTTCTACTTTTGGAACAAATATTTAGAAAATACAACATAAATAATTACCTAAAATTAAAATATTTCAGGTTC encodes:
- the dsbB gene encoding disulfide bond formation protein DsbB; protein product: MLYFLNICSKSRKCWGFLIFTIITLELVALYLQHIVLIKPCVLCIYQRCALCGIGIAGLIAITVPSFAPLRLFAISIWTYSAYTGLLFAKKYIDIQLHPSPFFTCDLFVKFPDWLPINKWWPSIFDANGNCAEFKWYFLSLEISQWMLIIFSSYLLIALFIGISQINDLLKHNTK